One part of the Carassius gibelio isolate Cgi1373 ecotype wild population from Czech Republic chromosome B6, carGib1.2-hapl.c, whole genome shotgun sequence genome encodes these proteins:
- the LOC127959047 gene encoding BMP/retinoic acid-inducible neural-specific protein 3-like gives MALWELLLLTFSLRCWLTSSASLAEEGPTGPLDWLLSDKGPFHHSQEYTEFVERNRQGFSTRYKIYREFGRWKVNNLAVERRDFLNSPLPLTPEFIRNIRLLGRRPTAQLITDNLIKKYGTHFLLSATLGGEEALTIFVDKRKLSKKAEASDYTSNSTAVTLEALHQLAASYFIDRESTLRKLHHIQIASTAIKVTETRTGPLGCSNYDNLDSVSSVLVQSPENKVHLQGCLCFCLLAVEMDVVELKSVLCLFTHLCSEEVLSR, from the exons ATGGCTCTATGGGAGCTGCTGTTGCTGACTTTCAGCCTCCGCTGCTGGCTGACAAGCTCTGCCAGTTTAGCTGAAGAAGGCCCTACAGGCCCCCTGGACTGGCTTCTTTCTGACAAGGGCCCATTTCACCACTCACAAGAGTACACTGAATTCGTGGAGAGAAACCGTCAGGGATTTTCCACGAGATACAAGATCTACAG GGAATTTGGCCGATGGAAAGTGAATAACTTGGCTGTAGAGCGACGGGATTTCCTGAACTCCCCTTTGCCTCTCACCCCAGAGTTTATAAGAAACATCCGACTCCTGGGACGCAGACCCACTGCCCAGCTAATTACTGACAACCTGATCAAGAAATATGGGACCCATTTTCTACTCTCAGCTACACTAGGAG GAGAGGAGGCTCTGACCATATTTGTGGACAAGAGGAAGTTGAGTAAGAAAGCAGAGGCGAGCGACTACACCAGTAACAGCACGGCTGTGACTCTGGAGGCCCTGCACCAGCTGGCTGCCTCCTATTTCATAGACAGGGAGAGTACTCTGCGAAAACTGCATCACATTCAGATTGCTTCCACTGCCATCAAG GTAACTGAAACAAGGACTGGCCCTCTCGGCTGCAGTAACTATGACAACCTTGATTCTGTCAGTTCTGTGCTGGTTCAGAGTCCTGAGAACAAAGTCCATTTGCAAG GGTGTCTGTGCTTTTGCCTGCTGGCTGTGGAGATGGATGTGGTTGAGCTGAAGTCTGTGTTGTGTCTGTTCACTCATCTGTGCAGTGAGGAGGTTTTGTCTCGGTAA